From the genome of Oscillatoria salina IIICB1, one region includes:
- a CDS encoding histidine kinase → MVRDREIRERELREEQVKGVPERGTYKRAVGVFKKREDLEDVIRDIKGAGFDMERVSILARNVEDVEGSKEITEKHGNEAKEGAGIGATTGTVLGGVGGFLVGVGLLAIPGIGPVLAAGAEISALASTLAGAGIGAASGGIIGALVGLGIPEEKAKVYEDRVKAGDYLIMVSGTDDDVNRVRDIMRKRHVEDFDIFDTPSQTVSEATATTNVKREATPTTNVKRMETHEEVVTEDVKSRDLTGDGDAEVVIVDKRKEVR, encoded by the coding sequence ATGGTTAGAGACAGAGAAATCAGAGAAAGAGAACTTAGAGAAGAACAAGTAAAAGGAGTTCCCGAAAGAGGTACCTACAAACGCGCAGTTGGTGTCTTCAAAAAGCGCGAAGACCTCGAAGATGTTATCCGGGATATCAAAGGCGCTGGCTTTGACATGGAGAGAGTCTCCATTTTGGCGCGTAACGTCGAAGATGTCGAAGGTTCCAAAGAAATTACCGAAAAACATGGTAATGAAGCCAAAGAAGGAGCTGGAATCGGCGCTACTACTGGTACAGTCCTCGGTGGTGTTGGTGGTTTTCTCGTCGGTGTAGGCTTATTGGCTATTCCTGGTATCGGTCCGGTATTAGCCGCAGGAGCAGAAATCTCCGCCCTAGCATCTACTTTAGCAGGAGCTGGAATCGGTGCTGCTAGTGGTGGTATTATCGGAGCCTTAGTTGGTTTAGGTATTCCCGAAGAAAAAGCGAAAGTATACGAAGATCGCGTGAAAGCTGGCGATTATCTAATCATGGTTAGCGGTACTGATGACGATGTTAACCGCGTCCGAGATATTATGCGGAAGCGTCATGTGGAAGATTTTGATATCTTCGATACTCCGTCTCAGACAGTTAGTGAAGCAACAGCGACAACCAACGTAAAGCGTGAAGCGACACCGACAACTAATGTAAAACGCATGGAAACCCATGAGGAAGTTGTCACTGAGGACGTTAAAAGTCGCGATCTCACTGGCGATGGCGATGCTGAGGTAGTTATCGTCGATAAGCGCAAAGAAGTTCGCTAA